From Inquilinus sp. Marseille-Q2685:
CGTCGGATAGGCGCCGGCGGGCTGCACCACGACCACCTCGATGTTGGAGGCGGCGGCTTCGTAGGCGAGCGCGTCCGCGGCGGCCTCGACGGCCAGCTTCGATGCGCAATAGCCGCCCAGCATCGGGTCGATGGCGCGACCGAGCGCGCTCGACATCTGGATGATCGTCCCGCCCCGCTGGGCGCGCATCTGCGGCAGCACCTCGCGGTACAGGCGCAGCGCCCCGTTCAGGTTGGTCTCCAGATTGGCGCCGAACCAGGCCGGCGTCTGTACCTCCACCGGGCCCGGGACGACGATGCCGGCATTGCTGACCAACACATCGATCCGGCCGGCGGCGGCAACCGCGCGGGAGATGCCGGCGGCGACCGACGCGTCGCTCAGCACGTCGATCTCGACCACCTCCAGGCTCAAGCCGTCCTCCGCGAGTGCGGCGAGCTCGCGGGCCGCCGGCGCGTTGCGGCCGCCGGCATCGCGCATCGTCGCGAAGACCCAGGCGCCCTGCCGGGCGAAGCCTTCCGCCATCAATCGGCCGAAGCCGGAGCTGGTGCCGGTGATCACGACCACCGGGGGCTGCGCCGCCTGTGCCCGGAGCGGGCGGGCCATCACCATCAGCCCTGCCGCCATGCCGGCCTGCAGCAACACCCGGCGGCTAGCCCCGGTCCGCAACCGGCCTTCGTCATTCACGGTCATCACATGCCCTCCCGTGATCATCGACGGCGGGCAGGATCACATGGCGGGGAGGCGTCGTGGTAGGAGCGACAATTTGGAAACACTGTCTCACTTGCGCTAACAGCCGCGCCGGCTTGGGTGCGCCGTCAGGCGGCCCGGACGCGCAGCTTGGCGGCGAGGAAATCCAGCAGGGCCCGATGCGCGGCGGTCGGATGGCGGCCGCTCGCATAGACCGCGTACAGACCGCCGCTGTCGACGCCGTGCCGCTTCAGGACTTGCCGGAGCCTCCCGGCATCGAGATCGTCCTGGACGACGCCGGTGGGCAGCAGGGCGAGTCCCAGGCCGGCCACCGCGGCGCGAAGCGCAGCCTGCGCGCTGTTCACGGCGATGCGGCCCTGCATATGGACCTCCTCCGGCCCCTGCGGGCCGTCGAGCCGCCAGGCGGCATTGTCCACGGACGGACCCAGCACGACGGCGTCATGCGCGGGCAGGTCGCCGACAGACCGTGGCGTTCCCCGGCGCGACAGATAGCCGGGGCTGGCGACCACGATCCGCTTCGCCGGGCCGAGCTTGCGGGCGACGAGGCTCGAGCTGGACAGCCGGCCGGTGCGGATGGCGATGTCGATGCGCCTCTCGATGAGATCGACATAGTCGTCGCTGAGGTGTAACTCCACCTTGACGTCCGGGAACCGGGTGCAGAACTCTGCCACCCACTCGATCAGGTAGCGCACGCCGAAATAGACGGGCGCCGTCAGCCGCAGCGTGCCGCTGGGCACCCGCTGTGTCGCCGCGACCCGCTCGGACGCGGCTTCCAGATGCCGGAGGCCGAGATCGACCTCGTCGAGATAGGCCCGGCCGAGCGAGGTCAGCTCGATCTTGCGCGTCGTGCGGTGCAGCAGGCGTGCCCCGATCTCCTCCTCCAGCCGCGCGATGTTCCGGCTGACGGTCGCCTTCGGCAAGCCCAGCATCCGTGCCGCCCCGGAAAAGCTCCCCGCCCGCACCACGCGCGAGAACAGGATCAGGTGGTTGAGATCGACCGCCAATTGGCGACTCCGATGGAACAGTCACCCCCGAATGTCACACCGACGATAACGTCGTTTCGCTATCCTCGAAAGGAGACGCTCATGTCAGCAGACGCCCCGATGAACCGTTTCGTCGTCATCTCCGGCTGCTCGGGCGGCGGCAAGTCGACGCTGCTGGCAGAGCTCGCCCGGCGCGGCCATGCCGTGGTCGAGGAGCCCGGGCGGCGCATCGTCAAGGAGGAGCTGGAGAGCGGCGGCCGGGCCCTGCCCTGGGTCGACGGGCCGGCCTTCGCCCGCCGCGCCATCGTCCTGGCGTTGGCCGACCGCGCCGCGGCCGAGGGCCGGCCCGGCTGGGTGTTCTTCGACCGCGGCCTCGTCGACGCCGCGTCCGCGCTGCAGCACATGACCGGCGAGCCGGCGCTGGAGACTCTGGCCCGGTCCAACCCCTATCACCGGCGCGTGTTCCTGACCCCGCCCTGGCCGGAGATCTACGGCACCGATCCGGAACGGCGCCACGGCCTCGACGCAGCCCTGGAGGAATACGAGCGGCTGCTCCAGGACTATCCGACGCTGGGCTACGAGGTCGTGATCCTGC
This genomic window contains:
- a CDS encoding AAA family ATPase, translated to MSADAPMNRFVVISGCSGGGKSTLLAELARRGHAVVEEPGRRIVKEELESGGRALPWVDGPAFARRAIVLALADRAAAEGRPGWVFFDRGLVDAASALQHMTGEPALETLARSNPYHRRVFLTPPWPEIYGTDPERRHGLDAALEEYERLLQDYPTLGYEVVILPKTGVAERAEFVLATLAT
- a CDS encoding LysR family transcriptional regulator; its protein translation is MAVDLNHLILFSRVVRAGSFSGAARMLGLPKATVSRNIARLEEEIGARLLHRTTRKIELTSLGRAYLDEVDLGLRHLEAASERVAATQRVPSGTLRLTAPVYFGVRYLIEWVAEFCTRFPDVKVELHLSDDYVDLIERRIDIAIRTGRLSSSSLVARKLGPAKRIVVASPGYLSRRGTPRSVGDLPAHDAVVLGPSVDNAAWRLDGPQGPEEVHMQGRIAVNSAQAALRAAVAGLGLALLPTGVVQDDLDAGRLRQVLKRHGVDSGGLYAVYASGRHPTAAHRALLDFLAAKLRVRAA
- a CDS encoding SDR family NAD(P)-dependent oxidoreductase, with protein sequence MTVNDEGRLRTGASRRVLLQAGMAAGLMVMARPLRAQAAQPPVVVITGTSSGFGRLMAEGFARQGAWVFATMRDAGGRNAPAARELAALAEDGLSLEVVEIDVLSDASVAAGISRAVAAAGRIDVLVSNAGIVVPGPVEVQTPAWFGANLETNLNGALRLYREVLPQMRAQRGGTIIQMSSALGRAIDPMLGGYCASKLAVEAAADALAYEAAASNIEVVVVQPAGAYPTQLQANAVRHWERMLGELPDAERARTEPYARHIEAMLADLVPDPELDPKEVSDAVVALAAMEFGGRPSRLTVGPYRDGIDPVNAAHEQLQTQMISHNRIADLLTLRPQPR